One Drosophila kikkawai strain 14028-0561.14 chromosome 3L, DkikHiC1v2, whole genome shotgun sequence genomic window carries:
- the LOC108075035 gene encoding uncharacterized protein isoform X7, producing MERRQALDSSMSSLYSAASSSNPHPHPRQLQSQQSQQSQQSQLDAFNYSATMSSSSPTPSQAMSTGMSTSHHATSSSTTGSLRATTIGTVVVRCGPVQLVIALLQSPEKIYIKVVELEPKITALGDNLDESLRMQREHDETLRNLQSLPGPMDEFVQKADKLLASKRISSELVNAMADTLNIIWQDILNLLQDRQHILILCTQFHDKMTQCFRKMDQLELACEEILQPLDVPRIQEFLNRFKQLRIDMLTGVMAALKDGNELLAQLEELEKLETLDTRPEHIKRDATRAVHQVQQWLEALHDRRNDLELAWQTRKTQMEQCLALALLGRELVDLEAALQKARIELNTMYSLGECEHTANEMLAKYRDWKQQALLLRDRALKITRAKEKVQSAGHFTSDEACARAYAVLSGCTEHLDLVDQREHWLHQSREFFAKAEHTLSVLEKLELELASVKLPPNSPESYAMFSKVERDVRNFTEEPIRIGYGILDEVGRTQPETHGVKRVLDELENRKAYIEGICAHSSEDQQKVQRALSEFLTQHNELLAWLRASGQMHLQQNVDMGRNLHQAKQFLLQHHELMQDLEIKGELINMLLESIKIHLESLSPQQRYDVDSKAESLHKHWIELKDLVLKRVDCVSLLIDFFELANELSSQLDNLERQLQQTPSDEHKLQFLQATWTGIAATYSELKSRGQRFINLKIVDPYLETKSSAQAVQETLNGFSKRQVDVTSSLENWTTSIEEKRQVEYLLEKVMSDNEETVAKSTQVDTQLYPVFTSTSVDAKQLLVSTREKLTHVSQDIERAQDEIQQRIQTTLSIQTKDQPSLAKIEQVINNLRMLKAKLDGIKYDYRTLVESILQFLENTVQLRREIDEYFARQQQQQPSSGADRSIAEHEKFRDQCMDKFRSLITQSELLIDRVRVLEPPGAREIDTDRILKLLENLRLHFESNSSARMSTLERQEKIEQFRGDLEDIDRSLDSVSQQLHEINNQSVDSLAAAKTTSLAFEYFERTIELLEKRIEKFTESTSQQLLISNPESERYVKDELRKLNDKWQSFKDQVKQKRKSLNQATEFFEVVEKIDAEYREISYFYSSVSNKVPYLRDPIEAANLVNDIEKYVTSREAALRAKLDSASQCAHDMSKVSTLYNDVMNIFQSFIKLKMDINVVAERLKQEQRQKEQRERDARDQAEREKAQREAEAKERLFREEQSRLESQRQQAAIEQAQRELAARELALREQAVREEEAKLKAIREQASREQLAREQAAREEELRIQTLREIAKREEEVRLQSKREEETRIRREEEDRIRRDNEARSKREEEARIQREEITRLQTLRDQVDQQRIVTENIRKDIQVNSIFTELRYASPLFIRPLKDAVTREGDRFTFECEVTGTPEPTVEWFKDGISIQNNSDYKTTFDKGICRLVIEETFTADSARFSCRASNLVGTCDTNATLSVRENAAEVQLVPPRILRFLESGKATEGSSFQFACVVAGVPLPTVQWFKNDKCIDDSPDYVISYNNGEATLRFEEVFLEDDAVYTCSASNPAGIEHCSASLIVEPLEPTELPSFKVPLSNAMARVGQKIKLEAIVSGIPRPEIYWLHNGKPFQPRDSKYEYGRVTLLIPQAYPNDAGSYVLSAKNLAGEAYTSCNVIVKGRLPNETSDSEMASDIEPIKPAVHLPLKDVSIFEGKPVRLDCVIVGQPEPEVIWYHNERPVKESADVQLLFQGDRCSLIIQEVYQEDAGHYKVVAINSAGETSSSCELKVTPLNQAEPATRAQAERQSMPKDTQPKFERLLSDVLADEGEQVILEVQASGDQPLTAQWFLTNKDVQLSDRVTTKADSESGIFKLILNNVSADDKGVYTVKVSNRAGDAKCFSHLIVKSVNAPENRRSSQSSVEIVDRHQCPEFRELFSDKQGQIDDVIKFECIVKGKPTPKVHWFFNDQPVHGHNFLVSTSGDRQVLTIQKLTHDAVGKISCVAENEAGKATCVAFLNIIGSGLPASSDVQTMTQEHNTESSRVTIKKQTFTTTSTSQVNSYEGNAPQTEVHHSSAHIDQSLKQLGQQRPEIVESHHYQELHKSKEMSSPSVQQKSFTLIQSSAPNGQSAVAIPDSPTRLRREIAPRFTTPLSGKIVDQGSDVSMEAIYDGFPSPEIKVEKNGGQLFDDAHTKISNKCNRVTIELKQVNVADAGRYAVTASNAVGQSTSTADLVVKKTIFPPVFGRRLQAQVSKKGEKLVMEVEVTGLPDPTVTWLKDDKPLKDAGISQHRLLAQGNSYRLIIEKAQTSDSGKYMVRATNAGGEAKSIADCAILEPSPERMQEVVKTIVYETGPVQIPSSDFKTEDYYTSSSLTSNYSHNMQSSSSHHETKFSSTTAGVAPPPVVTYPSPIPAQRKTPAAEFSDYSSEIDERFRSVSRANESDAEIKGYRVVFPPTPTPRTNIAANGHKSPVVVVTPSPMEFEPTPPEVGSSYARPKFEPIGKEIRHEIKRESSSSKQQQSKFTQNQQQSQPVYKPKPVAAKFIAATQQQQHQPQANARPTMYYNAVAGAPMHLAKVATETKNVMQMHESTESSQRVVNMQQTKRVIHFDGPQEQRDQQIVLEPFPYSPATSRTPSRQSHLPPPATPTKFVPGEFRESDYESEVEGARIQPLWSPYGDGLTKGYRRVAPPQGAGRSCSLPRTYERVLSPMEFDRGPEMPSKIHVDINTLRKEQRGGSTVTTQHRTQSLNRNSTMRQQQQQQQSMDQIDRAGTLPRYGYNSLQQQAENQGRRMGSTFLQKSHQFVEDVSRDVRSSNASNGIRPGFKRAPSEGSNQQPQAFRDESRVSQYGTKCVDPNTGLIYFKYDFGYEFGILFPGEGHKFVSSQWNSNSSGSNASKPIQNGRHSPYPLKLAPGNNELVIPVQHERSSHGYSSDNEIQRRSQASRNWSSGRPMAPRSSINSQQKRYSLPSCHNLDIHLDRLHAQAPRLPPDQMVRTVPELPNTEPVNAHLNRDELAQRQPLFITPLKDIAVGVGGTARFECIVQAHPQPQVNWTHNGGHLESGSRHCIEYRNGVCRLTLPQAYPDDNGSYACTAMNRLGAASTSGNLNVSSTNRGFRY from the exons ATGGAACGCCGCCAAGCCCTAGACTCATCGATGTCTTCGCTGTACTCGGCCGCTTCCTCCTCGAACCCCCATCCGCATCCCCGCCAGCTCCAGTCACAGCAATCGCAGCAGTCACAGCAGTCCCAGCTAGACGCCTTCAATTATTCAGCAACAATGTCATCATCGTCGCCGACTCCAAGCCAGGCCATGTCCACGGGCATGTCCACGAGCCACCACGCCACCTCTAGCAGCACCACAGGTTCCCTCAGAGCCACCACCATCGGCACTGTTGTCGTCCGCTGCGGACCCGTACAGCTGGTGATAGCGCTCCTacaa AGTCCCGAAAAGATCTACATAAAGGTGGTAGAACTGGAGCCAAAGATCACAGCCTTGGGCGATAATCTAGACGAATCGTTGCGTATGCAAAGGGAGCACGATGAGACTCTCCGAAACCTACAG AGCCTGCCTGGACCCATGGATGAGTTCGTGCAGAAGGCAGACAAACTGCTGGCCAGCAAGCGAATCAGTTCGGAGCTCGTCAATGCCATGGCCGATACCCTAAACATCATCTGGCAGGACATTCTAAATCTCCTGCAGGACCGTCAACACATTCTTATACTTTGCACACAGTTCCATGACAAGATGACGCAGTGCTTCCGAAAGATGGATCAGCTAGAATTGGCCTGCGAGGAAATCCTGCAGCCCCTAGATGTCCCCCGTATCCAAGAGTTCCTCAACAGATTCAAGCAACTGAGAATTGACATGCTCACCGGCGTGATGGCCGCTCTAAAGGATGGCAACGAACTGCTGGCCCAGTTGGAGGAACTGGAGAAGCTGGAGACACTTGATACGAGACCGGAGCACATAAAGCGCGATGCCACGAGGGCTGTGCACCAGGTTCAACAGTGGCTGGAGGCCCTGCACGATCGAAGAAACGATCTGGAACTCGCCTGGCAGACGAGAAAGACCCAAATGGAGCAGTGCCTAGCCTTGGCCCTACTGGGACGGGAATTGGTGGATCTAGAGGCGGCTCTGCAAAAGGCTCGCATCGAACTAAACACCATGTACAGCCTGGGAGAGTGCGAGCACACGGCCAATGAAATGCTCGCCAAATACAGGGATTGGAAGCAACAGGCTCTGTTGCTCCGAGATCGAGCTCTTAAGATAACCAGAGCCAAGGAGAAGGTCCAGTCCGCTGGTCATTTCACCTCCGATGAGGCCTGTGCTCGGGCCTATGCCGTCCTTAGTGGCTGCACCGAGCACTTGGATCTGGTGGATCAACGGGAACACTGGCTGCACCAATCCCGAGAGTTCTTTGCCAAGGCCGAGCACACTCTGAGTGTCCTTGAGAAACTCGAACTGGAGCTGGCCAGTGTGAAACTGCCGCCCAATTCCCCCGAGAGCTATGCCATGTTCTCCAAAGTGGAGCGTGATGTTCGAAACTTCACCGAGGAGCCAATCCGCATCGGTTATGGCATCCTGGACGAGGTGGGACGCACGCAGCCGGAGACGCATGGCGTAAAGAGGGTGCTCGATGAGCTGGAAAACCGCAAAGCCTATATCGAGGGTATCTGCGCCCACAGCAGCGAGGATCAGCAGAAGGTGCAGAGGGCCTTGAGTGAGTTCCTGACTCAACACAACGAGCTCTTGGCCTGGCTAAGGGCCTCGGGTCAGATGCATCTTCAGCAGAACGTGGATATGGGAAGGAATCTCCACCAAGCCAAGCAGTTTCTCCTGCAGCACCATGAACTCATGCAGGATCTAGAG ATCAAGGGAGAGCTAATCAACATGCTACTGGAGTCCATCAAGATCCATCTGGAGTCTCTAAGTCCCCAGCAGCGCTACGATGTGGACTCCAAGGCAGAGTCACTGCACAAACACTGGATCGAGCTAAAGGATTTGGTGCTGAAGCGTGTGGACTGTGTCTCCCTGCTGATTGATTTCTTCGAGCTGGCCAACGAGCTCTCCAGCCAGCTGGATAACCTAGagcggcagctgcagcaaACACCATCCGATGAGCACAAGCTGCAGTTCCTCCAGGCCACCTGGACGGGAATTGCAGCCACCTACAGCGAGCTCAAGTCACGCGGTCAGAGATTCATCAACTTAAAA ATTGTGGATCCATATCTCGAGACCAAATCCTCGGCACAGGCGGTGCAAGAGACGCTGAACGGCTTCAGTAAGCGGCAGGTCGACGTGACGAGCAGTTTGGAGAATTGGACGACCAGCATCGAGGAGAAGCGCCAAGTGGAATACCTACTCGAGAAAGTCATGAGCGACAACGAGGAG ACTGTGGCCAAGAGCACACAGGTGGACACCCAGTTGTATCCCGTCTTCACCTCGACCAGCGTGGATGCCAAACAGCTGCTGGTCAGCACCCGCGAGAAGCTCACCCACGTCAGCCAGGACATTGAGAGGGCTCAGGATGAGATCCAGCAGCGCATCCAGACCACACTCAGCATCCAAACAAAGGACCAGCCCTCGCTGGCCAAGATCGAGCAGGTGATCAACAACCTGCGCATGCTGAAGGCCAAGTTGGATGGCATCAAGTATGACTATCGCACGCTGGTGGAGAGCATCCTTCAGTTTCTGGAGAACACGGTGCAGCTGCGTCGCGAAATCGACGAGTACTTCGctcgtcagcagcagcagcagccatctTCTGGCGCTGATCGGAGTATTGCAGAGCACGAGAAATTCCGCGATCAGTGCATGGATAAATTTAGATCGTTAATCACACAATCCGAGCTGCTGATCGATCGGGTGCGCGTACTGGAACCGCCGGGAGCCCGCGAAATCGACACCGATCGCATACTGAAGTTGCTCGAGAATCTGCGACTGCACTTCGAGTCGAACAGCAGTGCCAGGATGTCGACGCTGGAGCGGCAGGAGAAGATTGAGCAGTTCCGCGGCGATCTCGAGGACATCGATCGTAGTCTGGACAGTGTTAGCCAGCAGCTGCACGAGATCAACAACCAGAGTGTGGATAGTTTAGCGGCGGCCAAGACCACGTCGCTGGCGTTTGAATATTTTGAACGGACCATAGAG ctGCTCGAGAAGCGGATCGAGAAGTTTACGGAGTCCACGAGCCAACAACTTTTGATTAGCAATCCCGAGAGCGAGCGTTATGTCAAGGACGAACTGCGCAAGCTCAACGACAAGTGGCAGAGCTTCAAGGATCAGGTGAAGCAGAAACGAAAGAGCCTTAACCAGGCAACCGAGTTCTTCGAGGTGGTCGAAAAG ATCGACGCGGAGTACCGTGAAATTAGCTACTTTTACAGTAGCGTCTCCAACAAGGTTCCCTATCTGCGTGACCCCATCGAGGCCGCCAATCTGGTCAACGATATCGAAAAGTATGTGACCAGTCGGGAGGCTGCCCTCCGCGCCAAGCTGGACAGTGCCTCGCAGTGTGCCCACGATATGAGCAAGGTCTCGACCCTGTACAACGATGTGATGAACATCTTCCAGTCGTTCATCAAGCTCAAGATGGACATCAATGTGGTGGCGGAGAGACTAAAGCAGGAGCAGCGCCAAAAAGAGCAACGAGAGCGAGATGCCCGCGACCAGGCCGAAAGGGAGAAGGCACAGAGGGAGGCGGAGGCCAAGGAGCGACTCTTCCGGGAGGAGCAATCCCGCCTGGAAAGTCAACGTCAGCAAGCGGCGATTGAGCAGGCACAGAGGGAGCTGGCCGCCAGGGAATTGGCTCTCCGAGAGCAGGCTGTTCGGGAAGAGGAGGCCAAACTGAAGGCTATCCGGGAACAGGCTTCCCGCGAGCAATTGGCCAGAGAGCAGGCGGCCAGGGAGGAAGAGTTGCGAATTCAAACTCTCCGGGAAATAGCCAAGCGAGAGGAGGAGGTGCGTCTACAGAGCAAAAGGGAGGAGGAGACCCGTATCCGCAGAGAGGAAGAGGATAGAATCCGGCGGGACAACGAAGCTCGCTCGAAGCGCGAAGAGGAGGCACGCATCCAACGCGAGGAGATCACCAGGCTGCAAACCCTTCGCGATCAGGTGGACCAGCAGCGCATAGTGACCGAAAACATACGGAAGGACATCCAGGTGAACTCCATTTTCACGGAGCTGCGCTACGCCTCGCCGCTCTTCATTCGTCCCCTGAAGGATGCCGTGACCCGTGAGGGTGATCGCTTCACCTTCGAGTGCGAGGTAACGGGCACTCCAGAACCCACAGTGGAGTGGTTCAAGGATGGCATCAGTATCCAAAACAACTCGGACTACAAGACCACCTTTGACAAGGGCATCTGCCGGTTAGTGATCGAGGAAACCTTTACGGCCGACTCGGCGCGTTTCAGTTGTCGTGCCTCGAATTTGGTGGGCACATGCGATACCAATGCCACCTTATCCGTGCGGGAAAATGCCGCTGAGGTGCAGTTGGTGCCGCCCAGGATCTTAAGATTCCTTGAGAGCGGCAAGGCCACCGAGGGTAGTTCCTTCCAGTTTGCCTGTGTGGTGGCTGGAGTTCCACTGCCCACGGTTCAGTGGTTCAAGAATGACAAGTGCATCGATGACTCACCGGATTATGTGATTAGCTATAATAATGGTGAGGCTACGCTGAGATTTGAGGAGGTATTCCTGGAGGACGATGCTGTGTACACTTGCAGTGCCTCAAATCCAGCGGGTATCGAGCATTGTTCAGCTTCTTTGATTGTGGAAC CTTTGGAGCCCACAGAGTTACCCAGTTTCAAGGTGCCCCTGTCTAATGCCATGGCCCGTGTGGGCCAGAAGATCAAGCTGGAGGCCATAGTGAGTGGCATTCCCAGGCCAGAAATCTATTGGCTGCACAACGGAAAACCCTTCCAGCCGCGCGATTCCAAG TATGAATACGGCCGCGTAACGCTGCTAATCCCGCAGGCTTATCCCAACGACGCCGGATCCTACGTCCTGAGCGCCAAGAACTTAGCTGGCGAGGCTTACACCAGTTGCAACGTGATAGTGAAGGGTCGCCTGCCCAACGAAACCTCCGATTCCGAGATGGCCAGCGATATTGAGCCCATTAAGCCGGCAGTACATCTGCCCCTCAAGGATGTCTCCATTTTCGAGGGCAAACCTGTGCGGCTGGACTGCGTCATTGTGGGTCAGCCGGAGCCGGAGGTTATCTGGTATCACAACGAGCGTCCCGTCAAGGAATCCGCCGATGTTCAGCTACTGTTCCAGGGCGATCGCTGTTCGCTAATTATCCAAGAGGTCTACCAGGAGGATGCTGGTCATTACAAGGTGGTGGCCATCAATTCAGCGGGCGAAACTTCTAGCAGTTGTGAGCTTAAGGTGACTCCTCTGAATCAGGCGGAACCCGCGACGAGGGCTCAGGCGGAGCGACAATCCATGCCTAAGGATACGCAGCCCAAGTTCGAGCGACTTCTTTCCGATGTCCTGGCCGATGAAGGAGAGCAGGTGATTTTGGAGGTTCAGGCCAGTGGAGATCAACCGCTGACGGCTCAGTGGTTCCTCACCAACAAGGATGTCCAACTGAGCGACAGGGTAACCACCAAAGCGGACTCCGAATCGGGCATCTTCAAGCTCATCCTGAACAATGTGAGTGCCGATGACAAGGGTGTGTATACCGTGAAAGTGTCCAATCGCGCGGGCGATGCCAAGTGCTTCTCGCATCTCATTGTAAAGTCCGTGAATGCTCCCGAAAATCGCCGCAGCAGCCAGTCATCCGTGGAGATTGTGGATCGCCATCAGTGCCCCGAATTCAGGGAGCTCTTCAGCGACAAACAGGGTCAAATCGATGATGTGATCAAGTTCGAGTGCATTGTCAAGGGCAAGCCCACGCCGAAAGTTCACTGGTTCTTCAACGATCAGCCCGTGCATGGTCACAACTTCCTGGTGTCCACCAGCGGCGATCGCCAGGTCTTGACCATTCAGAAGCTGACCCACGATGCCGTCGGCAAAATCAGCTGTGTGGCCGAAAATGAGGCGGGCAAGGCCACCTGTGTGGCCTTTTTGAACATTATTGGCAGCGGTCTGCCCGCCTCTAGTGATGTCCAAACCATGACCCAGGAACACAACACCGAATCATCGCGAGTGACGATCAAGAAGCAAACCTTTACCACAACCTCCACCTCGCAGGTGAACTCCTATGAGGGTAACGCTCCACAAACCGAGGTTCATCACTCCTCTGCCCACATCGATCAGTCGCTGAAGCAATTGGGCCAGCAGAGGCCCGAGATTGTGGAGAGCCATCACTACCAGGAGCTGCACAAGAGCAAGGAGATGAGCAGTCCCAGTGTGCAGCAAAAATCCTTCACCCTAATACAATCAAGTGCTCCCAATGGTCAGTCCGCCGTTGCCATTCCGGATTCTCCAACTCGCCTGAGGAGAGAGATTGCCCCTAGGTTCACCACTCCTCTCAGCGGTAAGATCGTGGATCAAGGCAGCGATGTCAGCATGGAGGCCATTTATGATGGCTTCCCCTCGCCCGAGATCAAGGTGGAGAAGAATGGTGGTCAGCTGTTTGACGACGCCCATACCAAGATCTCCAACAAGTGCAATCGCGTCACCATCGAACTGAAGCAGGTGAACGTGGCGGATGCGGGACGATATGCAGTGACAGCCTCCAATGCAGTGGGACAGTCTACCAGCACTGCGGATTTGGTTGTTAAGA agaCCATTTTTCCGCCTGTGTTTGGAAGACGCCTGCAGGCCCAAGTCAGCAAGAAGGGCGAGAAGCTGGTCATGGAGGTGGAGGTAACAGGACTACCCGATCCCACTGTGACTTGGCTGAAGGACGACAAGCCTCTAAAGGATGCCGGCATCTCACAGCATCGCCTGCTTGCCCAGGGCAACTCCTACAGACTTATCATCGAGAAAG CACAAACTTCAGACTCTGGCAAGTACATGGTCCGCGCTACGAATGCTGGTGGTGAGGCCAAAAGCATTGCCGACTGTGCCATCCTGGAGCCCTCGCCGGAACGCATGCAGGAGGTGGTAAAGACCATTGTCTATGAGACGGGTCCCGTCCAGATACCTTCTAGCGATTTCAAAACCGAA GACTACTACACCTCTTCTAGTTTGACCAGCAATTACTCACATAACATGCAGAGCAGCTCTTCCCATCATGAGACCAAGTTCTCTTCAACGACGGCTGGAGTAGCACCGCCACCAGTGGTTACCTATCCCAGTCCCATTCCCGCCCAGCGGAAGACACCGGCAGCAGAGTTCAGTGACTATAGCAGCGAGATTGATGAACGCTTCCGTTCGGTGTCGCGTGCCAATGAATCGGATGCGGAGATCAAGGGCTATCGTGTGGTATTCCCTCCCACACCCACTCCGCGTACAAATATTGCCGCCAATGGCCACAAATCCCCTGTGGTGGTAGTTACCCCCTCACCCATGGAATTCGAGCCAACGCCACCCGAGGTGGGCAGCAGCTATGCCAGGCCCAAGTTTGAGCCAATTGGCAAGGAGATACGCCATGAGATCAAGAGGGAGAGCAGCAGCTCCAAACAGCAGCAGTCAAAGTTTACGCAAAACCAGCAGCAAAGTCAGCCGGTTTATAAGCCCAAACCTGTGGCGGCCAAGTTTATAGCTGCcactcagcagcagcagcatcagccaCAGGCCAATGCCCGTCCGACCATGTACTACAATGCTGTTGCTGGAGCTCCGATGCACCTGGCCAAGGTGGCCACGGAGACCAAGAACGTGATGCAGATGCACGAGTCTACGGAGAGTTCGCAGCGAGTGGTGAATATGCAGCAGACCAAGCGGGTTATTCACTTTGATGGACCGCAGGAGCAGAGGGATCAGCAGATCGTGCTGGAGCCCTTCCCCTACAGTCCGGCCACGAGTCGTACACCCTCCAGGCAATCCCATCTCCCACCgccggccacgcccaccaaATTCGTGCCTGGAGAGTTCCGGGAGAGTGACTATGAGAGCGAAGTGGAGGGAGCACGCATCCAACCCTTGTGGTCACCGTATGGCGATGGTTTGACCAAGGGCTATCGACGTGTGGCACCACCCCAGGGAGCAGGAAGATCTTGCAGCTTGCCGCGAACTTATGAAAGGGTTTTGTCGCCCATGGAATTCGATCGGGGCCCCGAGATGCCCAGTAAGATCCATGTGGACATAAACACACTGCGGAAAGAGCAGCGCGGTGGCAGTACCGTGACCACCCAGCATCGCACTCAGTCCTTAAATAGGAACTCCACCAtgaggcagcagcaacagcaacagcagtccATGGATCAGATAGACAGGGCCGGAACTCTGCCCCGATATGGTTACAActcgctgcagcagcaggcagagAATCAGGGAAGGCGAATGGGTTCCACCTTTCTCCAAAAGTCCCATCAATTTGTGGAGGATGTGAGCAGGGATGTGAGGAGCAGCAATGCCTCGAATGGCATTCGACCGGGTTTCAAGAGGGCGCCCAGCGAAGGCAGCAACCAGCAGCCTCAAGCCTTCCGGGATGAGTCGCGGGTCTCTCAATACG GCACCAAATGCGTCGATCCCAATACCGGTTTAATCTATTTCAAATACGATTTCGGCTACGAATTTGGCATCCTGTTTCCCGGTGAGGGTCACAAGTTCGTCAGTAGCCAGTGGAACAGTAATAGCAGCGGCAGTAATGCCTCTAAACCCATCCAAAACGGACGCCACTCCCCATATCCCCTGAAACTGGCGCCGGGCAACAATGAGCTGGTCATACCCGTCCAGCACGAGAGATCCTCGCACGGCTACAGTTCCGATAACGAGATCCAACGCAGGAGTCAGGCATCCAGAAACTGGTCAAGTGGCAGGCCGATGGCCCCGCGTAGCTCTATCAACAGCCAGCAGAAGCGATACAGCCTGCCTAGCTGTCACAACCTCGACATCCACCTGGACCGACTCCATGCCCAGGCACCACGCCTGCCGCCGGATCAGATGGTCCGCACAG TGCCGGAACTGCCCAATACGGAACCCGTCAATGCGCATTTGAATCGCGATGAGCTGGCACAAAGGCAGCCATTATTCATAACG CCGCTAAAAGACATCGCGGTGGGCGTGGGCGGAACAGCGCGCTTCGAGTGCATTGTGCAGGCCCATCCGCAGCCGCAGGTCAACTGGACGCACAATGGCGGCCATCTGGAGTCCGGCAGTCGGCATTGCATCGAGTACCGGAACGGCGTGTGCCGGCTAACACTGCCGCAGGCCTATCCGG ATGACAACGGCAGCTATGCCTGCACCGCCATGAATCGGCTCGGAGCCGCCAGCACTAGCGGAAATTTGAATGTTTCGAGCACAAACCGCGGATTTAGATACTAA